DNA from Archaeoglobus veneficus SNP6:
TCCAAAATTCAGAACTCTGACTTCAGTCTGAAGCTTTTCCTCGAGAATGGCAGCAAGTTCTTCGAGTTCGACTCCGTTGCTCAGCCTGCCTGCAAAGCCTATTGCCTTTCCGTGGTAAAATCCGAAAGGTTCTTCAACTTCTGCTCCAACGATTTCGAGAAGTTTTACGTTGTTTCCAATCTCTGGATGAGCGTCAAGGGGTAAATGAGCTGCGTACAGCGAAATTCCATTTTCGAGCAAAAATCGAAGCCTTTTTGCAACGATGCCCGTGACATACTCGATACCTCCCCAGACGAGGCCGTGGTGAACAACGAGCATGTCCGCGTTGGTGTCCCTTGCTTTCTCGAAAGTTTCCATGCACGCATCGACGGCAAATGCTACTTTTTCCACCTCTTCTTTCCCCTCGACCTGAAGACCGTTTTTCGATGTCTCACTCCACTCTCCAGTTTTGAGGAACTCATCTAAAAAGAAGGTAAGTTCTCTGAGTCTCATACCTGCCCTCACTTAATCCAGACTCTCCTGCCTTCCTCTATGAAGATAAGCCTCGATCCAACCTTGCTCAGCAGGTCGGCAACTCTTTCGAGGTGCCTCGCAACCAGAACCATGTCAACCATGTCTTCTATAAGGTCGGGATTCTGCTTGGCTGTTTTGACGATGCTCTCGATGGACTCCACATAGTAGCGATCAACGAGGTCATCGAGGCTAATCAGCTCTCCTCTGAGGTTTGCAGTGTTTCCAGTCTCTATTGCGTGGCCTACCAGGTCGAACATCCTCAGGATCGCTTCTTTCATTTTTTCGAAGATGGTCATGGTCTCGTCAAAACCACTCTTGATAGTGTACATTGCTATTTCCTGTGTTAAGTCGGTTATTCTCTCGTAGTGCCCGGAGATTCTCATCATGCTGACGACGAAACGCAGATCCCACGCAACGGGCTGAAAGAGTGCAACGATGGAAACACACTCGCAGTCAACATCTGTATTCATCACGTCGATTATGTGCTCTATCTGGATGACTTTCTTCCTCTTCTCTTCATCTCCCCTGAGCCCGTCGAGGCACAGCTCAACGGCCTTCCTCGACAGGCTGTGGGCTTCGAGAATTTCGTGCTTGATATCCTTAAGCCTTTCTTCCAGAGCTCTCATTCATCTCCCCCTGTGAATATTAACCAACTCTACCTGTCAGGTAATCCTCAGTAAGCTTTTCAAGCGGCTTCTCGAACATCTCTGCTGTACTTCCAAATTCCACAAGTTCACCCATCCAGAAGAAGGCAGTGTAGTCGCTGACTCTTCCTGCCTGCTGAATATTATGGGTTACTATCACTACAGTATAATTACTTTTAAGCTCATTTATTAAATCTTCGATCTTCAGCGTTGAAATTGGGTCGAGGGCCGAAGCTGGCTCATCCATAAGGAGGATTTCCGGCTTTACTGCAAGAGCCCTCGCTATGCACAATCGCTGCTGTTGTCCACCACTCAACGCAAATGCTGATTCGTGAAGCCTGTCTTTGACCTCATCCCACAGTGCTGCTTTCTTCAGGCTATCCTCCACTATTTTATCGAGGGTCTTCTTGTCTTTTATCCCCTGTATTCTTGGCCCGTAGGCAACGTTGTCATATATTGACTTGGGAAACGGGTTTGGTCTCTGGAACACCATACCTATCTTTCTCCTGAGCCAGGGAAGGTCCACATTTTTGTCATATATATTTTTTCCTTCAAATATTACTTCTCCCGTCGTCCTGACTTCAGGAGCCATAACCTCGTTCATACGATTTAAGGCCCTTAAAACCGTGCTTTTTCCGCAGCCAGACGGACCTATAATTGCCGTAACCCTGTTCTTCTCAATGTTGAACGTTACATCCTTAATAGCATGGTTTTTGCCGTACCACACGTTCAGGTTTTTAACTATCAGGGCAGCCCGTGATTCGGGAATCTGAACACCGTAGGCTGTAATACTACCACCTCCTTGCCTTTCTGTAGCGGTACCTTATAATTGTGGCGGAAGCAATCATAATGAAAACTATGGCGATAAGAACTGTGGCCGTCGCAGCCGCATATGTTTTCGCGTAGGGCGACGCATGCTGGGTTGCGAGAACGTAGGTGTGGTAAGGTAGGCTCATAAAGCGATCGAAAGGCGAGTTTGGCAGCCTTCTTATGTAGAACACCGCTCCAGTAAAAAGAAGCGGAGCAGTTTCGCCCATAGCCCTTGCGAGGCCTATTATTGCTCCTGTGAGAACACCGGGCAGAGCATAGGGCAGAATGGCATTCTTTATAGTCTGCCACTTCGTCGCGCCCAGTGCATAGCTTGCAAGCCTAAAATCGTTAGGAACACCCTTCAGAGCTTCTTCGCTGCTAGTTATCACCCACGGCAGCGTCATAACTGCAAGGGTCAGCGATGCAGCGATTATACTCTCTCCAAAGCCAAAGAAGTACACGAAGGCTGCAAGGCCGAAGAGACCGTAAACGACTGAAGGCACACCAGCGAGGTTTCTTATGGCCATCTTAATGAGTCTGACAGTTCTGCCCGCCCTCGCGTACTCGTTCAGGAATATTGCAGCCCCAACTCCGAGAGGAATTGAAAAAACAGCAGTCATTACCGTAACATAGATGGTTCCGAGGATTGCGGGGAATATACCACCCTTTGTTATGTCTCTGTGTTCCCAATTAGCTGTGAGAAACTTCAGGTTGATTACACCTATCCCCTCCTTCACGATGTACAGTATGACGAAGAGGAGAAATGCTATTGTCAGGGATGCAACGAGTCTGAATATCGCAAAGACTATTTTATCGGTCTTCATTGGCCGAACCTCCTTCTGTACCTCTCGAGAACCTGATCCGCTGCGAGGTTTATGACGAAGGTTATCAGCAGGAGGAGCAACCCCTGGGCGAAAAGTGCCTGATAGTGGAGGTCGCCAACTACGGTTTCTGGGAGCTCGATGGCTATGTTGGCTGTTACCGGCCTTACGGGGTCGAATATACTGTGAGGCATCGCTTTTGCGTTTCCAGCAACCATAAGCACAACCATTGTTTCTCCGATGACTCTTCCGAGGGCGAGCATTATTGCAGCAACGATTCCACCTATCCCGGCGGGTAGAACGACTCTGCTAATAGTCTGCCACTTTGTCGCACCGAGAGCTTCGCTTGCAAACCTGAAATCTCTCGGAATAGCAGCAAGAACATCCTCGCTTATACTCGCGATTGTAGGAATTGCAAGAAATCCCACGAGAATTCCAGCGTTCAGGGCGTTGAGAGCGAGAGGGACATTGAAAATCTCGGAGATAAAAGGTGCGAGAAAGATTATTCCAAAGAGACCGAGCACGACGGTTGGTATGCCCGCGATGGACTCGATGGCCGGTTTCAGATATTCTCTTACAGCAGATGACGCAACCTCAGACATGTATATGGCGAGCATGAGGCCTGCGGGAATGGATATGGTCATGGCTATGGCGGCAATGTAGAGGGTTCCGGCAAAGAGTACAAGCATTCCCCAGCCTGGTGGAGATGCTGTTGGATCCCAATCAGTGGAGAATATTTCCGTGATGCTGACATGCTGGAAGAACTGAACGCCGGTTGCAGCGATAAAGGCTGTGATAGCGAGAAGGATAACTATTGCAGAAATTCCAGATATAAAAAATAAACTCTGGAGCAATTTTTCTTTCAGCTCCATAGTACCACGTGGAGTTGGCGGTTATAAACTATTCGATTTTAGCCCAGAAGTTCTGCTGGTTCCATTCCCTGTCGGTTTTGAGTATCGGGTAGAACCCCGACTCCTTCACTATCTGCTGGCCCTCCTCGCTCACTTCGAACCTGAAGAAGTCCTTCAGAACTTCGCCCTTCTTGCCCTGGAAGTACTGCGGTAGCGTATACTGCTGCAGAGGTCTCGATATCGGGTACTTGCCCTCCTCGACTGCCTTTTCGTCCAGAGGTGAGTAGTAGTTCTTTCCATCCATGGAGACTTTAACGACCTTTATTGCATCGCTGAGATATCCTACTCCAATATAGCCGATTCCGTTGGGGTCGCTCGCAACAGCATCGCGTATCTGGATATTGCCTGCAAGATTCCTCATTGTCCCGCTGTACCCCTTGCCTGTGTAGGGCCTAACGACATGCTCGAGGAAGAACTCGTAGGTTCCCGATGTGCTCTGTCTTCCATAGAGGGTTATCGGCGCATCGTTACCTCCAACTTCCTTCCAGTTCGTTATCTCGCCTGCGAATATCTTTGCTACCTGCTCGACCGTTAGCTTATCCACTGGGTTAGAGGGGTTTACAACCACTGCCAGCATGTCTCTTGCAATAATCAGCCTGAGTGGTTCTGTGCCATACTTCTGCTTTATCTGCTCGATTTCGCTGTCCTTCATCTCTCTCGACGCGTCAGCCACATCGATTTCTCCGTTAATCAGTGCCTTTATTCCCGTTCCACTACCTCCTCCACTTACCACGATGCTCGTGTCAGGATTTTTTTCCATATATGCCTCCGCAAGATTAGAAACGAGCTGAACGAGGGTGTCGGAGCCTTTGATGTATATTTCCAAGCTTTCCTCATCTTTTGGGCCCTGCTGGACACAACCGCATATCAGGAGTGCAACCAGAATGAGGAACACGAGCCATCTCATACCTCAACGTTTTTCGGGGGCAGTATATCTACTTTCTCTTCGTATTTTAGGTAAAATATATAGGATACATAGACCCATGGATAAAGATATATATTCGTTAGAGTTATGTATACTTATGCGGGTGGAAGCGCGTAAAATATATTTCAGCGGCGGCAGCAGCTACATAATAACGCTGCCAAAAAAATGGGTAGAAGATAACGGTTTGAAGGCTGGAGACTCGGTTGTCATGCACATCGGCAGGAATACCGTCTGCATATCTCCTCAGATTCCTAAGAGCGTCAGGAAAGAGGTTGTAATCGATGCTAAGGGTCTTGGCAGGGCGTGTCTTGTCAGGCGGATAATTTCATGCTACCTTGCCGGCTACGACTCTCTTCGAATTAAGGTTTACAACGAGGAACACAGGAAGGCTGCGGATCTGGCTGCAGACACGCTTATTGGGGCTGAGATAATGGAAGACCTTGGAAAGGTTATCAGCATGGAGGTGTTTCTCGACGATCGCTTTAGAACGGACGATGTCCTCGAAAGGATGGGTAACATGTGCATAGCCATGCTGTCCGACTTCTGTTCGGCTCTGAAGAACTTCAACGAGTACATGTGCAATTCCATCATTCTGAGGGAGAACGAAATTGATAGACTTCACTTCCTCGTTCTGAGGCAGGTGAATCTTGCAGTGCAGTACAGAGAAGCAGACACGGGTGCGCACTCCAGAGAACTCTTCGGATACTGGACGTTTGCGAGGCGATTTGAGCGTATTGCTGACCATGCTGCGAACATGGCAAGAAACCTGCTCAGACTCGGAAGGAGTATACCGGAACTCTGTGATATTGTTGAACCCTGCCTGGATATGCTCAAAATGGCGAGTATTGCCTTTTTCAGGAAAGATACAGAGATTGCAGATGCAGTTCTTACAGAGTTCGAAGACTTGAAGTATCTCGAGGAGAGGTTTTACAGGAAAATAATCGAGCATGGGGTTGAGGAAGCAATTCAGCTCAAGTCGATAATAGACAGCCTGACGAGAATTGCAGCGTATTCCGCAGACATGGCAGAGATAGCCCTCGACATTGCTGTCGAGCACGAATAAAATTTGAAGAACTAATTCACACCTTTTCTGTCTATCACCCCCCACAGGCTCTGATTAATTTTAAATAATTTATCATTAATAAACCTTTCGATTTACCACATGATGTTTAGTGATGCAATAGCTGGCGGTAGCTAGCCAAACGTTAAACAGTTATACCTTCGAGGATGTAATTTACTCATGCCTCCCACGGCGCTGCTGGTTATAGATATGCAGAAGGATTTCTGCTACAGCGATGGCAGTCTCTTTATCGGAGAACATGTTAAGAACATCTTTGAGCCCCTCAGAAGAGTTGTTGAAGTCGCCAAGGGAAAAATTCCCGTCATCTACACTCAGGACTGGCACCGCAGCGACGATGCGGAGTTTGCTGTCTGGCCAGCACACTGTATTGAGGGGAGTAGAGGAGCTGAGGTAATTGACGAGTTACCCAAGGCGGATTACTACGTCAAAAAAAGAAGATATTCTGCCTTCTTTGCAACAGACCTCGATTTGCTGCTGAGAGAGCTTGGCGTGGAGATGATTTACCTTGCGGGAGTTGCAACGAACATATGTGTCATGCACACGGCCATAGATGCTGTTCAGATGGGCTATAAAGTTGCAGTTCTGAAGGACTGCACCGCATCCCTCGATAACTATAGCCACGAGTACGGTCTGTATCACATGGAAAACGTCTTGAAGGCGGAGATTATCACGTCTGGGGAATTTCTATCTTAACTCTCTGTCTTCAGTCTGAAGATTGCATGCAGCGAGGCGAGAAGCAGCGCAAAACCAGCGGAAGTATAGGTATTAAAGCCAGCAAGCCTGAGAGCGAGGAAGACCACAAAAAGAAGGCTGATGAAACCGGCAGAGATTGAAATGTTTTTGGCCATTTTTCTGATTTCTTCGGAAGGCATGCCTCAGACTCTCCCTTCTCCTCACTGCTCAGATCGCCCATCAGTCATCATCGGCATCGATAATCTGAGGAGGAGATACTAAAAACTTCCGCCGTACCGGCTGCAATGGCAAAAGTAATAAATATTTTTGAAATTTTAAAATACGGTATGCGCTGGTTACCGTTGATTGTAGTCATAGTGATTGCAACACTTTCTGCTGGCTGTGCCCAGCCGAAGGTTCAATCGGTTGAGATGAGCTGGGGGGAAGTCAACGATGAGTATACAGAAATAGTCTCAAGTATCGAGGTAAATAATCCGTATCCCATATCCATCCCTCTCAGCGATGTTGAAGTTGAAATATTCATGAACGGTGTTCTGATGGGGCATGGAAATGCCGTTGGTGACACCACAATCTCACCGCCGAGCGACACGCTGAAACTTTCGATAAAGCTCCTGAACGACCGCCTCGTGGACTGGTGGGTCAGCCACATAGAGAATGGAGAAGAAACCGTGATGAAAATCAAAACAAGCCTGATTTTCAGCATCTTTGGCTACAAACTCAGCATACCCATCGAGAACTCCAACACGTTCCAGACGACTTTCCTGTCATCCATATCGCCAGAGGGCATGTCATTGAGTATTGGAGGGATAAAGGCCATTGAGGTGAAGGACGCGAAGCTCAGGTGGGGTGACGTTGACAGGAGCAGAACACAGATAATTGTGAGCGCGGTTGTTAAGAACAACCTGCCTGTTCCGATTCCTGTCAAGTTCATGGAGTACGAAATCACGATGAACGGCATAAGGATGGGCGAGGGCAGAGTTGTCAGCGACACGGTAATCAAGCCAATGAAACAGGACACCGTTGAATTCGTAATGGAGATTGACAACACAAAGATACCCGACTGGTGGGTCAGCCACGTCAAAAACGGTGAGAAGACCACCGTGAGCATAAAGGCGAAGGTAGGCCTCGACGTACAGGGGAAGGAATACTCTGTGGACCTCTACACCTACAGCTACGACTTCACCACTGATCTTCTGACATCGATGTAGCTCCGAAAGTCTTATTTCCCAGCTCAGTCAACAGATCAAAAAAGTCCCGTGGGGTAGTGGTCAATCCTGCCGGCCTTTGGAGCCGGAGACGGGGGTTCGAATCCCCCCGGGACTACTTGTTTTTGGTGGGTTAGGTGTATTATCCTCTCCACGGCAAATAATGGCATTTCTTAGTTCCTCAACAACCATTTCAAGTCTCCTAAGTCTCCCTTCCACATCACTGCCTACAATTTGCTGCATACCAAAGTATGCACTCGGTATCCCCTCAACTTCTTTGCTATCACTAAATCTATGGTTAGGTGCAAAACATCTTAAACTTATCTCCCAAGAACTTCTCAATCCAAGCCGTTGCAAAGGAGATTGATTCAGTTAACTTTCTGAAAGCCTTGGAAATCGTTTCCTTCAGCTCCTCTATATTCAGCGGAGATACTTCAGAAACAAACCTTTTAACGCTCTTCCAAACGTTCTCAATCGGATTCAAGTCGGGAGAGTAGGGAGGGAGATAAACCAGTGCAATATCAAGCTTTTCAGCTTCCTCTCTCACTTTCTTTGCATGATGCGTCCTGAAATTATCGAGAACGATCACGATTCTTTTCCCAGGATTTGTTTCTCTAATCTTTTTTAGAAATGCTATGAATTCTTCAGTCCTGTTTCTTTCTGGAAACTCTATTACGCTCTCTCCGTTCAAGCTATAGAATCCTGAAACCTTAGCTTTGACGTACGTGGCAACTCTTTTAACCGGCTTTCCGAAACTCCACAGCCTTGCAGTATTTGCATTCGCTTCGACTGCCATCTCATCAATGAATCCTAGGATGTCTTGATCAATCTCAGCTTCATCCAGGTTTTTTTAAAGTGTCCTCAGCGTTATCGGGCTTTCTGTAATCCTTCTGATAAGGTTTAGCGTATTTCATGCCAAAAGATCTGAGAATTCTCCTGACCTGCCACGAAGAATACTTAACTCCAAACTCAGCTTCAATTAGCTCCTGAACTTCTTTCGTCGTCCACGAATCCCCTTCTTTTAGCATCTCTCTGAGTTTCTCTTTCTGCTCCTTCGTGAGTTTTGCTGGCCTTCCTCCTCCAAATTCCGGAATTAAGCCTTCGTAGCCTTTTGAGTTCCACCTTTTTAGCCATGCGTAGCCTGTTGCTTTGGTAATTCCTACGAGTTCGGCGGCTTCTTCAACGTTCATTCCTTTATAGAGGTATCTTATGAAGTAAAGTCTCTTAAGAACTCTCGTGTCTTTTTCAAGCCTTTTGATTCTTCTATCGAGTTCTTCTGCTGGCAGATGCTTCACTACTTCGTAGACGCGTTTTCTACCCATGGTTTTGGTTGTTATTTTTAGTATAAATAGTTTTGCTCAAGACCATAATATCGACTTCTTCCTTCGCCCATCTGACGGGTTCTTCTTGGACGTTCTGATTGAGGAGGGATTCGAGTTCTTCGAGCTTTTGGAGGACTTGGAGGCCGAGAGGAGTGAGGGTGTAGAGTTTTACAGGTCTTCCAAGCTCGTTTATCCCTGTCTTTTCGGAAATAATTCCAATCTCTTTTAACTCTTCGAATCTTTTGTAGATTGTTTTTTCACTTGCAGAAGAGACTATATCCACTATTCTGCTTGGCTGCAGCTCCTTGTGATCTGAAATTACCTTTAAGATTTCGTAAACTGAATATCTTCCCAAAACATTCACACAACTACAACTGGGAGAGGTAATTTCAGAATTTCTTCCACTTGTCATAGAACCTTTGGAGAGAATATTTAGGAGATATATTGTTAAAAAATTAACTATCCTTCTTGAGCCTCTCTTTCCTTTTGTTGCATAGTCTCGTATTCTCGAATAAATTGCTCGATCGCAATTTTAAGATTTTCTGATATCTCACTGTTCTCGGCAAGCCTCTCGATACGATCGATGATTTGGGGAGAAAGTTCAATAAAACGCTCAAGCCACACCAAATCAAGCTTGTAATGTGTCTTCCCTACTACATCTGACACAGATTTATTGAAAGTCTTTTTGAGGGATCTCTCTAATAACCTGATTAGTCCTTTGTCAGTGCTTATAACCTTTTGAATCCACTCCTTGACTTCTTCTTCACCAGCCCAAGCTACCCAGCAATAAAGGACCTGTTTTAAATCTGGGGTTTGGAGTAAGGAGTCTTGTCGAGCCGCATCCCGCACCTTATTAAGAGCGATTTTTTCCAGTTCTTCAAGGTGCTCTGCGATGATAAGTCTTTTTTCTTCAGGGACTGGTTGCTTGGCTCCGTATTTGCCGTGTTGTCGGCCGATTGCAGTTACTAAATCTACGATTGTTGAGACTGCTCGACCATATAAAATGGCATCTTTCAACACTTCAAACCTTTTTGATTCTTCGAGTCGAAGCAATAACTGCTGGATAATTCGCAAGATTCTAATGTCATTTCCGAACTCAAACAGCCCACTACCACCTTCAGGGCACAATAGCGAGTCGCCTACATCAAATAGCGCTTGAACAATTGAAGGAATATTCTCAGATGGGATCTCCTTTTCGGTGAAATCCTCAAGTCGTTCAAGAAATGTGCGAACTCGGGTTGTCCCATCAGGCCGTTTTTGACTGGCGAGTTCTAGGAGTTTTTCACGGAATGCCTTCGCATTGTTTGTCAGAGCAAGTATAGACTCCATCTCAGCATTGGATATGCTGCCTTCTGGTACCGCTAAGTGAAAGTAGATGGGGAATATGTCCGGGCTACATACACGGAGTTGTTTTCGCCATGTTGGTTCCCAATCTGCGCCATAATGAGTATTGCCCCAAACAGCCTCTAACTTTGGGAAGATGCGCATTAATAATCGTTTGACCGGTTCCCTATATTCATCCTGGACTTTGTCCATCCATGAATTGTGAAAAGTCTTGAGATCCTCTACATTTGGCCCAAGAAATCCTTGTCTATCGACATATCCTGCAAAATATCTCTCATTTTTGCGTATAATGTCGTAGGCCGCCGGACAAAAGACTCGTAGAGTCTCAATAGCAATGAAATCAACGGGATTTACTTCCCCTTTAACCGCTGGATACGTCACACTAAGTGTATTTACCAAGCGAACGATGTCGCGAGGTGTGTTAATAAAATAGTCTATTCCGTCCAAGTAAACATTGCTCCAATAAGTATAGTCAAACAGTTCATTTGGGGTGTCCGCCAGAATTAAATCAAGTTTTTCGAAAAACAGTTGCCGTAGCGAAGTCTTATCAGGAAGAGGTAGTTCAAACGGAACTTGAATAATTTTCTCAAGGTAGGCTTCCCCAGATATACCTTGTGTTTCTGCAAGTGCTTTTTTGGCGACTTCTTTGTCGAAAGCTAGAAGATAAATAATGTTCGGAAAATCTGCAACTGCTTTGATGACGCGAAAGAGTTGTCTGATCTCCTCTTTGGTGAGCCTGTCGATATCGTCAATAATTACCAATATCCACTTCTGCTGCTTTCGGAGCATGTCTGCGATCTCTGCCTTTAATTCGGGCACATCTTTTTGCCTTCTGCGATACCATACCACTAATACTTTGCCACCTATTGAAACATAAGGGATTGGCGCTTCAGAAACTAGCTCGGCAAAATCAGCTATTCGTTTTGTTAATTCTTTCGCTATAGATCTTTTGCTCAAAACAGCTTCCAATTGCTCGAAAAAGCGCCTTGTGAGGTCTTCATGTCCAGAAAACCACCAAGGATTAAATTGCACGATTATTGGTTGCTCAGTTTGTGGCATTTGCTGGAAATAGTGAATCATGAAGTTCAATAGTGTTGTCTTACCCGAGCCCCAGGGACCATAGATACCTATAACCAATCCTTCAACAGGAGTCATTTTGCTGATACTCTCTGTAAGATGTTTCGCAAACGGAGCATACCCTAGTCGATCATCTTCTGGATTTGTTAAAGCTTTATCTGGCGACAGGGTACTAGGATTATTAGAATTCACCATATTTTATACAGGTAGTGTCAAGTTAACACCTCCAGTAGTTGTAGAAGGCCATAAAGCTCTCCAACCAGCTCTGTACAGAGACAAAAGAACTCCTGAATGGAAATCTGTTCCAGAACCTCTTCGTTCTCTCTTTAAACCTCGAAAAGAATCCTTCTACAGCATTTCTTCTACCAAACGTTTCATGCCTGTATCTCAGCCCTAACCTTTTCAAAGCCCACAGATACCAGAAACCTCTATCAACAACGATCTCTGGCTTGTTTTCGCAATGCTTGAGAACTTCTCTAAGGAAAACGTAAGCTTCAAAGCTTCCTCTTCCTCCAGAAGCCCATATAGCTAGGCATTCCATGGTATCAACGTCTATAGCAGCCCAAACAAAGATTTGTTTCTTTTCCAGTTTTATTTTTGTTTCATCTATCGCAACAAGTCTTCTTTTCTTCTTTTCTGGTTGTTTTAAGACTGTTTTGAGTCTATGGTAGTAAATCCTAACAGATTCGTGACTTATTTCTTCGAATAAAGATAGAAAATCACTTGTTTTTCTCAAAGAAAGGCCAAAGAAGTATAATAATGCTGCAAGTATTTTAAGTTCCACATCTTTCCTGTTCCTTCGAAAGACTTTTGTAGACTTGACGTAATCTACCAACTGGCTTAGCGCAGGCTGCATAAGTTGTATCTTAGTTATTTATTTTTTGTTATTTTGACACTGCCATCTTTTAAGCTTTCAAACAATTTTTTATTAAGCATCCAAAATGCAAAGATTATGGCCATAATTTCAATGGTATACATGACAAGTTGATTATATTTTTCTATTTCAGTATCTATCGTACTCAAATATTTATGAATGGCTAGGATGTCGACAATAAGTATAACAAATGCAGAAAAAGCAATCCCGCCAAGGTTCAAGTACTTAGCGAACTCCGTGATGAAATATAATCGCCTTTTTGACTTATAGTGTGATTTAAAGTTGATGGACAGCGATAACATGAGGAGTATGATATAGAGATAGAGGCATGCAACGAGGATTCCAAAGCATCTATCCATAGCTTCAGTATTTTTTCCACCGTGTTGAAAAGATCCGGCTACTGTGGCTATCCCCACAATTAAACCAAGAAGAGGAGGCAAGATGGATATTGTTTTGTTTTGAAGCTCATAATGAAAAGTTTTAAAAATTTTTGATGATTTTATAATATATCCAAGAACAATGTCAGTTTTCTCATCCTTTCTGGTAGCATATTTATACTGTATTACGGCAGTAATTAACGATAAAATTGCTGCGAGCAATATTACAGCAGATGAAATGAATTCA
Protein-coding regions in this window:
- a CDS encoding Nif3-like dinuclear metal center hexameric protein, which codes for MRLRELTFFLDEFLKTGEWSETSKNGLQVEGKEEVEKVAFAVDACMETFEKARDTNADMLVVHHGLVWGGIEYVTGIVAKRLRFLLENGISLYAAHLPLDAHPEIGNNVKLLEIVGAEVEEPFGFYHGKAIGFAGRLSNGVELEELAAILEEKLQTEVRVLNFGCNRVKRIGAVSGRGGFAVAEAAEKGLDVLITGEAEHSAYHTAKELGVNVIFAGHYATETLGIKALMDVVDGLGLKTEFIDAPTRL
- the phoU gene encoding phosphate signaling complex protein PhoU: MRALEERLKDIKHEILEAHSLSRKAVELCLDGLRGDEEKRKKVIQIEHIIDVMNTDVDCECVSIVALFQPVAWDLRFVVSMMRISGHYERITDLTQEIAMYTIKSGFDETMTIFEKMKEAILRMFDLVGHAIETGNTANLRGELISLDDLVDRYYVESIESIVKTAKQNPDLIEDMVDMVLVARHLERVADLLSKVGSRLIFIEEGRRVWIK
- the pstB gene encoding phosphate ABC transporter ATP-binding protein PstB, with protein sequence MTAYGVQIPESRAALIVKNLNVWYGKNHAIKDVTFNIEKNRVTAIIGPSGCGKSTVLRALNRMNEVMAPEVRTTGEVIFEGKNIYDKNVDLPWLRRKIGMVFQRPNPFPKSIYDNVAYGPRIQGIKDKKTLDKIVEDSLKKAALWDEVKDRLHESAFALSGGQQQRLCIARALAVKPEILLMDEPASALDPISTLKIEDLINELKSNYTVVIVTHNIQQAGRVSDYTAFFWMGELVEFGSTAEMFEKPLEKLTEDYLTGRVG
- the pstA gene encoding phosphate ABC transporter permease PstA; translated protein: MKTDKIVFAIFRLVASLTIAFLLFVILYIVKEGIGVINLKFLTANWEHRDITKGGIFPAILGTIYVTVMTAVFSIPLGVGAAIFLNEYARAGRTVRLIKMAIRNLAGVPSVVYGLFGLAAFVYFFGFGESIIAASLTLAVMTLPWVITSSEEALKGVPNDFRLASYALGATKWQTIKNAILPYALPGVLTGAIIGLARAMGETAPLLFTGAVFYIRRLPNSPFDRFMSLPYHTYVLATQHASPYAKTYAAATATVLIAIVFIMIASATIIRYRYRKARRW
- the pstC gene encoding phosphate ABC transporter permease subunit PstC, translated to MELKEKLLQSLFFISGISAIVILLAITAFIAATGVQFFQHVSITEIFSTDWDPTASPPGWGMLVLFAGTLYIAAIAMTISIPAGLMLAIYMSEVASSAVREYLKPAIESIAGIPTVVLGLFGIIFLAPFISEIFNVPLALNALNAGILVGFLAIPTIASISEDVLAAIPRDFRFASEALGATKWQTISRVVLPAGIGGIVAAIMLALGRVIGETMVVLMVAGNAKAMPHSIFDPVRPVTANIAIELPETVVGDLHYQALFAQGLLLLLITFVINLAADQVLERYRRRFGQ
- a CDS encoding PstS family phosphate ABC transporter substrate-binding protein, with translation MRWLVFLILVALLICGCVQQGPKDEESLEIYIKGSDTLVQLVSNLAEAYMEKNPDTSIVVSGGGSGTGIKALINGEIDVADASREMKDSEIEQIKQKYGTEPLRLIIARDMLAVVVNPSNPVDKLTVEQVAKIFAGEITNWKEVGGNDAPITLYGRQSTSGTYEFFLEHVVRPYTGKGYSGTMRNLAGNIQIRDAVASDPNGIGYIGVGYLSDAIKVVKVSMDGKNYYSPLDEKAVEEGKYPISRPLQQYTLPQYFQGKKGEVLKDFFRFEVSEEGQQIVKESGFYPILKTDREWNQQNFWAKIE
- a CDS encoding phosphate uptake regulator PhoU, with translation MRVEARKIYFSGGSSYIITLPKKWVEDNGLKAGDSVVMHIGRNTVCISPQIPKSVRKEVVIDAKGLGRACLVRRIISCYLAGYDSLRIKVYNEEHRKAADLAADTLIGAEIMEDLGKVISMEVFLDDRFRTDDVLERMGNMCIAMLSDFCSALKNFNEYMCNSIILRENEIDRLHFLVLRQVNLAVQYREADTGAHSRELFGYWTFARRFERIADHAANMARNLLRLGRSIPELCDIVEPCLDMLKMASIAFFRKDTEIADAVLTEFEDLKYLEERFYRKIIEHGVEEAIQLKSIIDSLTRIAAYSADMAEIALDIAVEHE
- a CDS encoding cysteine hydrolase family protein yields the protein MPPTALLVIDMQKDFCYSDGSLFIGEHVKNIFEPLRRVVEVAKGKIPVIYTQDWHRSDDAEFAVWPAHCIEGSRGAEVIDELPKADYYVKKRRYSAFFATDLDLLLRELGVEMIYLAGVATNICVMHTAIDAVQMGYKVAVLKDCTASLDNYSHEYGLYHMENVLKAEIITSGEFLS
- a CDS encoding LEA type 2 family protein, which encodes MRWLPLIVVIVIATLSAGCAQPKVQSVEMSWGEVNDEYTEIVSSIEVNNPYPISIPLSDVEVEIFMNGVLMGHGNAVGDTTISPPSDTLKLSIKLLNDRLVDWWVSHIENGEETVMKIKTSLIFSIFGYKLSIPIENSNTFQTTFLSSISPEGMSLSIGGIKAIEVKDAKLRWGDVDRSRTQIIVSAVVKNNLPVPIPVKFMEYEITMNGIRMGEGRVVSDTVIKPMKQDTVEFVMEIDNTKIPDWWVSHVKNGEKTTVSIKAKVGLDVQGKEYSVDLYTYSYDFTTDLLTSM